The following are encoded in a window of Chlorocebus sabaeus isolate Y175 chromosome 10, mChlSab1.0.hap1, whole genome shotgun sequence genomic DNA:
- the SMIM39 gene encoding small integral membrane protein 39: MARAPQPRRGPAAPGNALRALLRCNLPPGAQRVVVSAVLALLVLINVVLIFLLAFR; this comes from the coding sequence atggcgAGGGCCCCGCAGCCCCGGCGCGGCCCCGCGGCGCCCGGGAACGCCCTGCGCGCCCTGCTGCGCTGCAACCTGCCCCCCGGCGCCCAGCGCGTGGTGGTCTCCGCCGTGCTGGCGCTTCTGGTCCTCATCAACGTCGTGCTGATCTTCCTGCTGGCCTTTCGCTGA